In one Methanobacterium sp. Maddingley MBC34 genomic region, the following are encoded:
- a CDS encoding putative translation factor pelota (PFAM: eRF1 domain 3; eRF1 domain 2; eRF1 domain 1~TIGRFAM: putative translation factor pelota) produces the protein MRIVHQDGKRGIIELFPETLDDLWHLSHLIEPGDLVSSRTTRRIQDTTGERLRSDRGIKKTFFMGIRVESINFHKYTGKLRAKGVIEKGPEDLVSLGSHHTLDLKLNNSVKIQKERWSRWHRKRIKEAIDASKIPKALVVVIEDDNADMGILRQYGVEYYGPIIGGISGKRMVQKNRQQVINNFYEEIVSTIKKFEGIEGMVIAGPGFGKNDFYQFISQKYPDIAHISRLESTGAGGRSGIHEVLQKGILEEMATEGRIAQEIRMMARVLEEIGKTSNLVTYGKKEVKTAAEAGAVNELLVIDELLRERDVEKIMDLTENLGGKVMVLSSEHDGGKQLSALGGVAALLRYALK, from the coding sequence ATGCGTATTGTTCACCAAGATGGCAAAAGAGGAATTATAGAGTTATTTCCCGAAACTCTGGATGATCTCTGGCATCTTTCCCACCTCATAGAACCAGGAGACCTGGTCTCATCTAGAACCACCCGCCGTATACAGGACACCACAGGGGAACGCCTGCGCAGTGACCGTGGCATAAAAAAAACATTTTTCATGGGCATAAGAGTTGAAAGCATTAATTTCCATAAGTATACAGGGAAACTCCGGGCAAAAGGTGTTATTGAGAAAGGACCGGAAGATCTGGTTTCACTTGGTTCACATCACACCCTGGATTTGAAGCTTAACAATTCTGTAAAGATACAAAAAGAAAGATGGTCTCGCTGGCACCGAAAACGGATCAAAGAAGCCATAGATGCCTCAAAAATACCAAAAGCACTGGTAGTTGTAATCGAGGATGATAATGCAGATATGGGTATTCTGCGCCAGTACGGGGTGGAATATTACGGGCCAATCATTGGAGGGATATCAGGAAAGAGAATGGTTCAAAAAAACCGCCAACAGGTGATTAATAATTTTTACGAGGAAATTGTAAGTACCATCAAAAAATTCGAAGGAATTGAAGGCATGGTCATTGCGGGACCTGGTTTTGGTAAAAATGATTTCTACCAGTTTATAAGTCAGAAATATCCAGATATTGCCCACATCTCGCGACTGGAAAGCACCGGTGCCGGGGGTAGATCAGGAATCCATGAGGTGCTGCAGAAGGGTATACTGGAGGAGATGGCCACTGAAGGCCGTATAGCTCAAGAAATACGAATGATGGCTCGTGTTCTGGAGGAAATTGGTAAAACTTCCAATCTGGTAACCTACGGGAAAAAAGAAGTTAAAACTGCTGCAGAAGCAGGGGCAGTTAATGAGTTACTGGTTATTGATGAGTTACTCCGGGAACGAGATGTAGAAAAGATCATGGACCTTACTGAGAACCTGGGAGGTAAGGTTATGGTCCTGAGCAGTGAACATGATGGGGGGAAGCAGCTCAGTGCCCTGGGTGGAGTGGCTGCTTTATTAAGGTACGCATTGAAATA